Proteins found in one Cheilinus undulatus linkage group 9, ASM1832078v1, whole genome shotgun sequence genomic segment:
- the cpa4 gene encoding carboxypeptidase A4, with translation MRGLWLLLVLVAAATADERVFTGDKVIRVNAESEEQIQLLQALEAQEEFEVDFWLDPVSSDLPVDIRVPLSSLGAVTLFLKSHDIDYSVLIDNLQDLLDEERAEMQKNHMKERITRSFNFGAYHTLETIYSWMDTLVAQYPNLVSKQEIGKSYENRPMYVLKFSTGGNNRPAIWIDTGIHSREWVSQATGVWTANKIASDYGTDASLTSLLKSMDIYMLLLANPDGYVYSHTNDRMWRKTRSINPGYSCRGVDPNRNWDAGFGGPGASSYPCSDSYRGPSAHSEIEVKNVVNLIRSHGNFKSFISVHAYSQLLMYPYGYTCGNVPHQAELDSVGRAAVQKLTSLYGTRYKVGSICNIIYQASGGSIDWSYNLGIKYSFAFELRDTGRYGFILPANQIIPTASETWLALKHLMEYVRDHPY, from the exons AGATAAGGTCATCAGGGTCAACGCTGAGTCCGAGGAGCAGATCCAGCTCCTGCAGGCTCTGGAGGCTCAAGAAGAGTTCGAG GTGGATTTCTGGCTCGATCCCGTCTCCTCTGATCTTCCTGTCGACATCCGTGTGCCCCTCTCCAGTTTGGGTGCTGTGACATTGTTCCTCAAATCCCATGACATCGACTACTCTGTTCTTATTGACAACCTCCAG GATCTTCTggatgaggagagagctgagaTGCAGAAGAACCACATGAAAGAGCGCATCACCAGGAGCTTCAACTTTGGAGCCTATCATACTCTGGAGACT ATCTACAGCTGGATGGACACTCTGGTGGCTCAGTACCCTAACCTGGTCAGCAAGCAGGAAATCGGGAAGTCCTACGAGAACAGACCTATGTACGTTCTCAAG TTCAGCACCGGTGGAAACAATCGTCCCGCTATCTGGATCGACACCGGCATCCACTCCAGAGAGTGGGTGTCTCAGGCCACCGGAGTGTGGACGGCCAACAAG ATTGCCTCTGATTACGGCACTGATGCCTCCCTGACCTCCCTCCTGAAGTCCATGGACATctacatgctgctgctggcaaaccCAGATGGCTACGTGTACTCCCACACCAAT GACCGTATGTGGCGTAAGACTCGCTCCATTAACCCAGGCTACTCGTGCCGTGGAGTGGATCCCAACAGGAACTGGGATGCTGGCTTTGGTG GCCCCGGCGCCAGCAGCTACCCCTGCTCTGATTCCTACCGCGGCCCCTCAGCTCACTCTGAGATCGAAGTGAAGAACGTCGTGAATCTGATCAGGAGCCACGGAAACTTCAAGTCCTTCATCTCCGTCCACGCCTACTCCCAGCTGCTCATGTACCCTTACGGATACACCTGTGGAAACGTGCCCCATCAGGCTGAGCTG GACTCTGTTGGCAGAGCTGCTGTGCAGAAACTCACCTCCCTCTATGGTACCAGATACAAGGTCGGAAGCATCTGCAACATCATCT ATCAAGCCAGCGGCGGCAGCATTGACTGGTCTTACAACCTGGGCATCAAGTACTCCTTCGCCTTTGAGCTGAGGGACACTGGCCGCTATGGTTTCATCctgccagccaatcagatcatCCCCACAGCCAGTGAGACCTGGCTCGCCCTGAAACACCTCATGGAGTACGTCCGTGACCATCCTTATTAA